Within the Candidatus Krumholzibacteriia bacterium genome, the region CTCGAGGCCGTCGTGTGGACGGACGCCCTGCAGCTCGGGGTGGTCGCGGTCGGGCTCGGAGCCTGTCTGCTGACCGTGGCGCTGACCCTCGACGGGGGACTGGGCGCCGCCTTCGCGGCGGCCGCCGCCGAGGGGCGGACCGCGATCGTGGACTTCGACCAACCGATCACCTCCCCGCGCTCACTCCCCGGTGCCGTCGTCGGTTACGGGATCCTGGCCCTGGCCGTGGCCGGGACGAACCAGCAGTCGGTGCAGCGCTATCTCGCCTGCCGGTCGGTCGCCGAGGCCCGCCGGGCGGCCCTCCTGGGTTGGGCGGTCGGCGCCGCCGTCACCGTCGCCACCCTGGTGGTCGGTCTCGCCCTCTACGGCTTCTACCGATCGACCGCGCACACCCTGCCCGCCGATCTCCCCGCGGACGCCGTGCTCCCCCACTTCGTCGGAACCGAGCTCGCTCCGGGGGTCGCGGGCCTGCTCGTGGCCGCCATCCTGGCCGCCGCCATGTCGAGCCTCGACTCGGCCCTCAGCAGCCTGGCCACGGCCACCGAGGTGGACCTGATCGGACGCGACGGCACGGCCACGCGGGGACTGCGCCGCGCACGGTGGATCACCCTGGCCTGGGGTGTCGTGGCCACGGTCGCGGCCCTGGCCCTCGCCGGCCGCGGAACGCTGCTGGAACTGGGGGTCCGGGTGATGGGGTGGTTCGCCGGGCCGATCCTTGCCCTGTTCGTCATGGCCCTGCTGCGGCGCTCCCCCGGGGCCGGCGCCGCCCTGGCCGGCGCCATCACCGGCTTCACGATCACGGTGGTCCTGGTCGCCGATCCCTTCGGCGCCCCGATCCTGAGTCCCGGCATCTGGACCACCGCGATCGGGGCGGTGACCACGATGCTGGCGACGATCCTGCTCCAGAGTACCGTTGGACCTCGGCGCCGGAGACCAAGGGCACCGGCCGGTCCCGTTCCCGGAACTCGACGAGAGGGTCGTCGCGATGACTGACGTGCAGATCGACGGACGCGGACGCCGTGTCCTGGTCACCGGAGGCGCCGGCTTCCTCGGCATCAACCTGATCCGGGCACTGCTCGACCGGGGTTTCGAGGTCACCAGCCTCGACCTCGAGCCCTTCGACTACGAGGACTGCCGCGAACGCATCCGCGAGGTCCGGGGCGACATCCGCGACGCCGCGACCGTGGCCGAGGCCGTCCGCGACTGCACCGACGTCGTGCACTGCGCCGCCGCCCTGCCCCTCTACTCGGCCGAGGACATCCGCTCGACCGACCTCGACGGCAGCCGCGTGGTCATGCAGGCCGCGCTCGAGGCCGATGTCGACCGCGCCGTGCACATCTCCTCGACCGCCGTCTACGGGATCCCCGATCACCATCCGCTGGTCGAGGACGACCGCCTGCACGGCGTCGGCCCCTACGGCGAAGCGAAGGTCCAGGCCGAAGAGGTCTGCGCGAGCTTTCGCGAGAAGGGCCTGTGCGTGCCGATCCTGCGCCCGAAGAGCTTCATCGGTCCCGAGCGCCTGGGCGTCTTCGCCCTCTTCTACGACTGGGCCAAGGACGGCCACGGCTTCCCCATGATCGGCAGCGGGAACAACCGCTACCAGCTACTCGACGTCGAGGACCTGTGCGACGCGATCCTGCTCTGTCTGCACCTGCCGAAGGAGCAGGTGGACGACGTCTTCAACGTCGGCGCGGCGGAGTTCGCGACGATGAAGGAGGACTACCAGGCCGTGCTCGACCGCGCGGGCCACGGCAAGGAGATCAAGGGCTTCCCGGCCGCGCCCATGATCTGGACCCTGCGCCTGCTCGAGGCCCTGAACCTCTCGCCGCTGTACAAGTGGGTCTACGAGACGGCCTCGAAGGACTCGTTCGTGAGCATCGAGAAGGCGCAGCGCGTGCTCGGCTTCCGGCCGAAGTACAGCAACCAGCAGGCGCTGGTGCGCAACTACGAGTGGTACCTCGACAACCTCGACCAGTTCGAGGGGCGCAGCGGCGTGTCGCACCGGGTACCGTGGAAGCAGGGGATCCTGGGCGTGGCCAAGCGGTTCTTCTAGCTTCGCGGACCGTCGCCGGCCCGTGGCGGATCGGAGATCGCGCCTCAGAGTGCGACCGGCTCCAGGATTCCGCTCTCCTGGACACGGTCGGCCACGGCCTCGCCGATGGCCAGGGACGCGGTCGCCGCCGGCGACGGCGCGTTCAGGACGTGCACGGCGTGGGGCCCGTCCACGAAGTGGAAGTCGTCGAGAAGCGCACCGTCGCGTCCCACCGCCTGCGCACGCACACCGGCGTGGGCGGGTACCAGGTCCTCGCGCCGGACCGCCGGGACCAGCTTCTGCAGGTCGCGCACCAGACGATCGAGGTCGAAGCTACGGCGCATCTCGTCGAACCCGCTGCGCCAGTGCGTCCGGAACAGTCGCAGCGCCCCCGGGAACGACAGCGTGCGCGCGAGATGCGCCACGTCGACGTCGCCCCACGTATAGCCCTCGCGGGCCAGGGCGAGCACGGCGTTGGGCCCGGCGTCGACCACACCGTGGACGTCGCGCGTGAGGTGCACGCCGAGGAAGGGGAAGGCCGGATCGGGGACCGGGTAGATCAAGGTCCTCACCAGATCCGCCCGCTCGGGTTTGAGCAGCCAGTACTCGCCACGGAAGGGCACGATCCGCACGTCGACGTGCGCACCCGCTCGGCGGGCGACCTCGTCGCAGTACAGCCCGGCGCAGTTCAGGAGAGCACGGGTCTGCACCGACCCACGCGGCGTGATCACGCGCAGCCCCCGTCCCGTCGGCTCGACGGCGTCGACGCGCCACCCGAAGCGCAGCGTGGCACCGGAGCCGCGAAGGTCTTCGGCCAGCATCGCCGCGACCTCGCCGTAGTCCACCACGCCGGACTCCGGCACGTGCAGGGCCTCGAGACCGGCGACCTCCGGTTCGTGCCGGTGCATCTCGTCCGGACCGATGCGACGGACCCCCTGCAGTCCGTTCTCACGTGCCCGTTCCTCGAGCAGGCCCAGACGCGCGCACTCCTCGGGCGAGGTGGCCACGATCAGCTTGCCGCTCAGCCGGTACTCGACACCGCGGTCCGCGCATTCCTCGATGAGTCGTGCCCGCCCCTCACGGCACAACCGGGCCTTCAGCGAGCCCGGCCGGTAGTAGATCCCCGAATGGATCACCCCGCTGTTGTGCCCGGTCTGGCCGGCGGCCACGCGGTCGTGCCGCTCGAGCACGGCGACGGTCAGCCCGGGATCGCGACGCTGCACCGCGCGCGCCGCGGCCAGCCCCACGATGCCGGCCCCCACCACGACCAGATCGACCCGGTCCTCGCTCAAGGCCTGCTCCTTCCGTGAGATCGGGGCCTGTCCTCTGGCGCCGACTCGGGCTAGAATGCCCGCTCCCGAGATTCCCCGAGGCGGAGGTTCCGAGCGTGCGCTGCCATGAAGTCGACTACGAGATCATCGGTGACGACCTGCAGATGGTCGAGGTGGAACTCGATCCGAGCGAAACGGTCATCGCCGAGGCCGGCTCCATGAACTACATGGAAGACGGTATCAGTTTCGAGGCCAAGATGGGCGACGGCAGCCAGCCGGACAAAGGATTCCTGGGGAAGATGCTCGACGTCGGCAAGCGCGCGCTCACCGGCGAGTCGCTGTTCATGACCCACTTCACCAACCAGAGTCAGGGCAAGAAGCGGGCGGCCTTCGCGGCCCCCTACCCCGGCAAGATCATCGCTGTGGACATGGCGAAGATCCCCGGACAGGAGATCTATGCGCAGAAGGACGCCTTCCTCTGCGCCGCCCTGGGCACCGAGGTGAGCATCGCATTCCAGAAGCGGCTCGGCGCGGGCTTCTTCGGCGGCGAGGGCTTCATCCTGCAACGGTTGCTGGGCGACGGCATGGCCTTCATGCACGCCGGCGGCACGATCATCCAGAAGGACCTGCGCGGCGAGACGCTACGCGTCGACACCGGGTGCATCGTGGGCTTCAGCCGCGGGATCGACTACGACATCCAGCGGGCCGGCAACCTCAAGAGCATGTTCTTCGGCGGCGAGGGCCTGTTCCTCGCCACGCTCCGCGGCACGGGCCGGGTGTGGCTGCAGAGCCTGCCGTTCTCGCGTCTGGCCGACCGGGTGATCGCGCACGCGCCGAGCAGCGGCGGATCGAGCAAGGGCGAGGGCTCGATCCTGGGCAACATCGGCACCATGTTCGAGCGCTGATCCGCGGGCCCGCTACGTGCGTGTGCGCAGCAGATCGCTGATGTCGGCCGGCGAATCGATCTCTCTCGGGTCCACCCCGCGCCGGAACAGGCGAGCGGGCTTCGCCCCGTCGAGGCGCAGCACGTCGTCGCGGCGGGCGAGCCAGCCTCCCTCGCGGAGCCCCAGCACCACCGCGTCGTTGTCCTCGAGGAACTCCCGCAACCGCTGCTCGCGGGTCTCGCCCATGTGCTCGCTGTCGGAGACGGGGTCGAGATAGTGGGGATTGAGCTGGAAGGGCAGAACGCCCAGGGCGTCGAATCCGGCTGGCTCGACGATCGGCATGTCGTTCGTGGTACGGATGGTCGGACACGCCAGGTTCGACCCGGCGCTGGCACCCATGTAGGGCATGCCGTCCTGGATGCGGCGTCGTAGCACGCCGAGCAGGCCGCGGTCCTGCAGTGTCTTCAGCAGACGGAAGCTGTTGCCGCCTCCCACGAACACGGCCTCGGCGGTCTCCAGCGCGGCGGAGGGGTCGGGTGTCTCGTGCAGCGAGTCGACCCGGATCCCCCATTGGCCGAAGCGGTCGCGGGCCTTGGCGGCGTAGCCGTCGCGGTCGTGCAGGGCGAAGGGGACGAAGAGCAGGCGCGACACCCCGTCGAGGTGATCGCGAACGGCCGCGTCGGCGTGGTCGAGGTAGCCGAGGCCGAACTGCGTGGAATTGCTGAGCAGGAGCAGGCGCATGAGACCTCCCGGGCGGATCGGACCGCCCCAGGTTAGGACCGACCGACGCGCCCCGCACCTGCGAACACGGTGCGTCTGCGCTAATCTGCCGCGGTACCCGCGAACGGGAGAGGGAGATCGATGGGTTGGATGCACTCGCTGCTGGGCGGAGCCCTGGGCTTCGCCATCGCCGGGCCGCTGGGCGCAGTGGTCGGAGCCGCCCTGGGTCACGGCCTGGGCCAGCGCGGCGCCGCGACGGCACAACTCGAAGGTCAGGAACGCGCGCAGGCGGCATTCTTCGTCAGCACCTTCTCCATGCTCGCCAAGATGGCCCGTGCCGACGGCCACGTGAGCCAGGAGGAGATCGCGGTCGCGCAGCGCTTCATGCGGCACGAGCTCGGGCTCGACGCCGAGGCCGAGCGCTTCGCCGTCCGCGTGTTCCGCGCGGCGAAGGACGCGCCCACGCCCTTCGAGGAGTTCGCGGCCCAGTTCGCCGACCTCTTCCGTGGCGAGGTGGAAATGCGCGAGGCCATGCTCGACGTGCTCGTCCGCATGGCCCTGGCCGACGGCAGCCTCCACGACGACGAGCGTCACCTGCTGGAGCGGGCCGCCGGGATCTTCGACCTGAGCCTCGATCGCTTCGAGCACGTGCTCGGCCGCCGTCACGCGAACTTCGACCGCCATTATCACACGCTGGGCGTCGAACCCGGCGCGCCGATGGAAGAGGTCAAGCGGGCGTACCGACGCCTGGTGACCGAGGTGCATCCGGACAAGGTGATGGCCCGGGGCATGCCCGAGGAGTTCGTGAAGGTCGCACAGGAACGCTTCCACGAAGTGCAGAACGCCTACGAGGCGATCCGTCAACGCGCGGCGGCCTAGTCTTCGGTGGCGCCGAAGTCTCCGGAGCGGCCGCGCAGCCCCCGGTCGCCCAGGCCCACCCGACCCTTGAGCACGCCGAAGAGCTGACGCGACACGCGGCCCAGGACGGATCCCCGCCCGTCACCGCCCTCCAGGCTCCCGCGCAGCCAACGTTCGAGATCGCGGACCTCCTCGACGGTCATCGGTTGCAGTCGGATCTCGGCGCTCACGTAGTAGCGGTCGTCGGGATGGAGGGCCTCGACCGCACACAGCGGCAGCCCGTCGACCTCCTCCACCCAGCGTGCGGCCTCGGCCCGCTCGGACGTGCTCGCCAGGAGCACGCCACCACCGTCGAACACGTCGTAACGCGCGTCGAGAACGTCGTAGAGCACGCG harbors:
- a CDS encoding sodium-coupled permease — its product is LEAVVWTDALQLGVVAVGLGACLLTVALTLDGGLGAAFAAAAAEGRTAIVDFDQPITSPRSLPGAVVGYGILALAVAGTNQQSVQRYLACRSVAEARRAALLGWAVGAAVTVATLVVGLALYGFYRSTAHTLPADLPADAVLPHFVGTELAPGVAGLLVAAILAAAMSSLDSALSSLATATEVDLIGRDGTATRGLRRARWITLAWGVVATVAALALAGRGTLLELGVRVMGWFAGPILALFVMALLRRSPGAGAALAGAITGFTITVVLVADPFGAPILSPGIWTTAIGAVTTMLATILLQSTVGPRRRRPRAPAGPVPGTRREGRRDD
- a CDS encoding NAD(P)-dependent oxidoreductase; the encoded protein is MTDVQIDGRGRRVLVTGGAGFLGINLIRALLDRGFEVTSLDLEPFDYEDCRERIREVRGDIRDAATVAEAVRDCTDVVHCAAALPLYSAEDIRSTDLDGSRVVMQAALEADVDRAVHISSTAVYGIPDHHPLVEDDRLHGVGPYGEAKVQAEEVCASFREKGLCVPILRPKSFIGPERLGVFALFYDWAKDGHGFPMIGSGNNRYQLLDVEDLCDAILLCLHLPKEQVDDVFNVGAAEFATMKEDYQAVLDRAGHGKEIKGFPAAPMIWTLRLLEALNLSPLYKWVYETASKDSFVSIEKAQRVLGFRPKYSNQQALVRNYEWYLDNLDQFEGRSGVSHRVPWKQGILGVAKRFF
- the lhgO gene encoding L-2-hydroxyglutarate oxidase, which gives rise to MSEDRVDLVVVGAGIVGLAAARAVQRRDPGLTVAVLERHDRVAAGQTGHNSGVIHSGIYYRPGSLKARLCREGRARLIEECADRGVEYRLSGKLIVATSPEECARLGLLEERARENGLQGVRRIGPDEMHRHEPEVAGLEALHVPESGVVDYGEVAAMLAEDLRGSGATLRFGWRVDAVEPTGRGLRVITPRGSVQTRALLNCAGLYCDEVARRAGAHVDVRIVPFRGEYWLLKPERADLVRTLIYPVPDPAFPFLGVHLTRDVHGVVDAGPNAVLALAREGYTWGDVDVAHLARTLSFPGALRLFRTHWRSGFDEMRRSFDLDRLVRDLQKLVPAVRREDLVPAHAGVRAQAVGRDGALLDDFHFVDGPHAVHVLNAPSPAATASLAIGEAVADRVQESGILEPVAL
- a CDS encoding TIGR00266 family protein; translation: MRCHEVDYEIIGDDLQMVEVELDPSETVIAEAGSMNYMEDGISFEAKMGDGSQPDKGFLGKMLDVGKRALTGESLFMTHFTNQSQGKKRAAFAAPYPGKIIAVDMAKIPGQEIYAQKDAFLCAALGTEVSIAFQKRLGAGFFGGEGFILQRLLGDGMAFMHAGGTIIQKDLRGETLRVDTGCIVGFSRGIDYDIQRAGNLKSMFFGGEGLFLATLRGTGRVWLQSLPFSRLADRVIAHAPSSGGSSKGEGSILGNIGTMFER
- the pepE gene encoding dipeptidase PepE, coding for MRLLLLSNSTQFGLGYLDHADAAVRDHLDGVSRLLFVPFALHDRDGYAAKARDRFGQWGIRVDSLHETPDPSAALETAEAVFVGGGNSFRLLKTLQDRGLLGVLRRRIQDGMPYMGASAGSNLACPTIRTTNDMPIVEPAGFDALGVLPFQLNPHYLDPVSDSEHMGETREQRLREFLEDNDAVVLGLREGGWLARRDDVLRLDGAKPARLFRRGVDPREIDSPADISDLLRTRT
- a CDS encoding TerB family tellurite resistance protein — translated: MGWMHSLLGGALGFAIAGPLGAVVGAALGHGLGQRGAATAQLEGQERAQAAFFVSTFSMLAKMARADGHVSQEEIAVAQRFMRHELGLDAEAERFAVRVFRAAKDAPTPFEEFAAQFADLFRGEVEMREAMLDVLVRMALADGSLHDDERHLLERAAGIFDLSLDRFEHVLGRRHANFDRHYHTLGVEPGAPMEEVKRAYRRLVTEVHPDKVMARGMPEEFVKVAQERFHEVQNAYEAIRQRAAA
- a CDS encoding DUF4390 domain-containing protein; translation: MYSPNPRWLLCLVLAVAVPAVAAAELEVEARTVDGQVLVDVRAPLLFDDDLERSLRSGLPARVRLVVELWNERTGLWDHFVLDHRSEIRVLYDVLDARYDVFDGGGVLLASTSERAEAARWVEEVDGLPLCAVEALHPDDRYYVSAEIRLQPMTVEEVRDLERWLRGSLEGGDGRGSVLGRVSRQLFGVLKGRVGLGDRGLRGRSGDFGATED